A section of the Myxocyprinus asiaticus isolate MX2 ecotype Aquarium Trade chromosome 40, UBuf_Myxa_2, whole genome shotgun sequence genome encodes:
- the LOC127430479 gene encoding three-finger toxin MALT0070C produces MNPQVSVALLFIFLTGGHSLKCYVCKFDLMTGSCDGKPMTCPSGASKCASITADQSIGSTKVSLTTKLCTDHCEPGTQQLPTGTISTKCCDTDLCNGTDGIYKGSFLLLLLPLFFYILLH; encoded by the exons ATGAATCCACAAGTCTCTGTTGcgcttctttttatttttcttactggaG GACACTCTCTCAAATGTTATGTGTGCAAATTTGATTTAATGACGGGTTCTTGTGACGGAAAACCAATGACATGTCCCAGTGGAGCTTCCAAATGTGCGAGTATAACAGCGGACCAATCCATTG GTTCCACTAAGGTGTCTCTCACAACTAAGCTTTGTACTGACCATTGTGAACCTGGAACCCAACAGCTCCCAACTGGAACAATTTCTACCAAGTGCTGTGACACTGATCTCTGCAATGGCACAG ATGGAATCTATAAGGGCAGTTTCTTGCTTCTCTTGTTGCCGCTGTTCTTCTACATCCTGTTGCACTGA
- the LOC127430478 gene encoding uncharacterized protein LOC127430478, with product MKDPSVKLLKFADDTTVICLIQDDDESAYRREVKQLAVWCSQNNLELNTLKTVEMIVDFRRNTPTLTPLTNLNSTVAAVESYRFLGTTISQDLKWETHIDSIVKKAQQRLYFLHQLRKFNLPQALLIQFYSAVIESVLCTSVTVWFGSATKSDIRKLQRTVRTAERIIGCPLPPLQELYTSRLRKKAGKITLDPTHPAYYLFDCCLLAFKALSTRTVRHRNSFSLRLSIS from the coding sequence atgaaggacccctctgtcaagctcctgaagtttgcagacgacaccactgtcatctgcctcattcaagatgacgatgagtctgcatacagaagggaggttaaacagctggctgtctggtgcagtcaaaataaccttgaactgaacacactcaaaacggtggagatgattgtggactttaggaggaacaccccaacactgacccccctcaccaatctaaacagcactgtggcagcagtggagtcatacaggttcctgggcactaccatctcacaggacctgaagtgggagacccacattgactccattgtgaaaaaggcccagcagaggttgtacttccttcaccagctgaggaaattcaacctgccacaggcactgctgatacagttctactccgcagtcattgagtctgtcctctgcacttcagtaactgtctggtttggttcagctacgaaatcagacatcagaaaactacaaaggacagttcggactgctgagaggattattggttgccccctgcccccccttcaagaactatacacttccagattgaggaaaaaggctggaaaaatcactttggaccccactcaccctgcctatTACCTTTTtgactgttgccttctggccttcaaagctctgagcaccagaactgtcaggcacaggaacagtttttccctcaggctatccatctcatga